The following proteins come from a genomic window of Musa acuminata AAA Group cultivar baxijiao chromosome BXJ1-7, Cavendish_Baxijiao_AAA, whole genome shotgun sequence:
- the LOC135678709 gene encoding copper-transporting ATPase PAA1, chloroplastic-like: MESVALSTVSLLAFSKTTLRISRKRHLSRLLLPPSPATATATVGRARCFGSLDPRISRELFLISFAGSLLRNSPPVAPISRGLACISSSAPLSGSGGGNDGVGGGSGGGDESGGGGMQPVSLAGESGEASTRGSDVIILDVGGMSCGGCAASVKRILESQPQVSSANVNLATETAIVWAISEAKVMPNWKQQLGNRLAGHLTTCGFKSSLRDSARDSFYKVFERKMDEKLQNLKESGRELAVSWALCAVCLLGHLSHFFKAGPSWIHTCHSTSFHLSLSLFTFLGPGRKLVLDGFRSLLMGSPNMNTLVGLGALSSFAVSSIAAIMPKLGWKTFFEEPIMLIAFVLLGKNLEQRAKIKATSDMTGLLNILPTKARLMVDSDAGKVPSLVEVPCSRLSIGDQIVVLPGDRVPADGIVKAGRSSIDESSFTGEPLPVTKLPGAEVTAGSINLNGTLTIEVKRPGGETAMGDIVRLVENAQTRGAPVQRLADKVAGHFTYAVMALSAATFTFWSLFGSQLVPAALKHGSSMSLALQLSCSVLVVACPCALGLATPTAVLVGTSLGATRGLLLRGGDVLEKFAAVDAVVFDKTGTLTTGKPVVTRVITHQHGEHEYSYETPKFKWTEADILRLAASVESNTNHPVGKAIVEAARSVGSQNVKVIDGTFSEEPGSGVVAVVDQKKVAVGTLSWLRRHGVVDNPFPDAELNNQSVVYVGVDSALAGLIYFEDKIREDAPHVVETLSKQGINIYMLSGDKKNAAEYVASMVGIDKTKVISEVKPEEKKMFISELQKNQKVVVMVGDGINDAAALASADIGIAMGEGVGAASDVSSIVLMGNRLSQLIDALDLSKVTMKTVKQNLWWAFAYNIVGIPVAAGILLPSTGTMLTPSIAGALMGLSSVGVMTNSLFLRFRAGKGKKHMHKHQRQSRDIPDSDILVQIDNEAQKPYPVKWRNS; the protein is encoded by the exons ATGGAGTCCGTCGCTCTCTCCACCGTCTCGCTGCTCGCCTTCTCCAAAACCACCCTCAGGATCTCCCGCAAGCGACACCTCAGCCGGCTGCTCCTTCCGCCTAGTCCGGCGACGGCTACGGCGACGGTCGGGAGGGCCAGGTGCTTCGGAAGCCTCGATCCCAGGATATCCCGCGAGCTGTTCTTGATCTCCTTTGCCGGGAGTCTGTTGCGAAATTCACCTCCCGTGGCACCAATTTCTCGTGGATTGGCGTGCATATCGAGCTCCGCCCCCTTATCTGGGAGCGGTGGTGGAAATGATGGAGTcggtggcggcagcggcggcggcgacgaatcCGGCGGCGGTGGGATGCAACCGGTATCTCTTGCGGGAGAATCCGGGGAGGCTTCGACCCGTGGGTCTGATGTGATAATTCTTGATGTTGGG GGGATGTCTTGTGGTGGATGTGCTGCCAGCGTGAAGCGCATTTTGGAAAGtcaa CCTCAAGTGTCGTCAGCAAACGTCAATCTTGCGACCGAGACAGCAATCGTGTGGGCAATTTCTGAAGCTAAGGTTATGCCAAACTGGAAACAGCAGTTGGGAAATAGACTCGCAGGCCATTTGACAACTTGCGGCTTCAAGTCCAGTCTTCGTG ATTCTGCAAGAGACAGCTTTTACAAAGTATTCGAGAGGAAGATGGATGAAAAGCTTCAGAACCTAAAAGAAAGTG GTCGAGAGCTTGCTGTATCATGGGCATTGTGTGCTGTATGCCTCCTAGGGCATCTCTCTCACTTCTTTAAAGCTGGCCCCTCTTGGATTCACACATGCCATTCTACTAGTTTTCATTTGTCACTTTCATTGTTCACATTTCTTGGTCCTGGACGCAAACTTGTTCTTGATGGGTTCAGAAGTTTGCTGATGGGTTCACCTAACATGAACACGCTAGTTGGTTTAGGTGCTTTATCATCTTTTGCAGTCAGCTCCATTGCAGCCATCATGCCGAAACTG GGATGGAAGACATTCTTTGAGGAACCAATTATGTTAATAGCTTTTGTTCTGTTGGGGAAAAATCTTGAACAGAGAGCAAAAATAAAAGCTACCAGTGACATGACAGGACTTCTGAATATTCTTCCTACAAAAGCACGCCTCATGGTTGACAGTGATGCTGGAAAGGTGCCATCACTTGTAGAGGTTCCATGTAGCAGACTCTCTATTGGGGACCAGATTGTTGTACTACCAGGA GATCGTGTTCCAGCTGATGGAATTGTTAAAGCTGGAAGAAGTTCAATTGATGAGTCAAGTTTCACTGGGGAGCCTCTGCCAGTGACAAAGCTGCCTGGG GCTGAAGTGACAGCTGGTAGCATTAACTTGAATGGTACACTTACCATTGAAGTAAAAAGACCTGGAGGTGAAACTGCTATGGGGGATATAGTTCGCTTGGTGGAGAATGCACAAACAAGGGGAGCTCCTGTGCAACGCTTAGCCGACAAG GTTGCTGGGCATTTTACATATGCAGTTATGGCATTGTCTGCTGCCACTTTCACATTCTGGAGTTTGTTTGGTTCACAACTTGTACCAGCTGCGTTGAAGCATGGAAGTTCAATGTCCTTGGCCCTACAGCTATCTTGTAGTGTTTTG GTTGTTGCATGTCCATGTGCACTTGGTCTGGCTACTCCAACTGCTGTGCTG GTGGGAACCTCATTAGGGGCGACTAGAGGACTGCTTTTACGTGGTGGAGATGTTTTGGAGAAGTTTGCAGCTGTTGATGCAGTAGTGTTTGATAAAACAGGCACTTTGACAACTGGAAAGCCTGTTGTGACGAGGGTTATAACTCATCAACATGGGGAACATGAATATTCATA TGAAACTCCTAAGTTCAAATGGACAGAAGCTGATATCTTGAGGTTAGCTGCCAGTGTGGAATCAAATACAAATCATCCAGTTGGAAAAGCTATCGTCGAAGCTGCTCGTTCTGTTGGTTCTCAAAATGTCAAG GTAATAGATGGGACATTCAGTGAAGAACCTGGCTCCGGTGTGGTAGCTGTTGTTGACCAAAAGAAGGTTGCTGTTGGGACATTAAGCTGGCTCAGAAG GCATGGAGTTGTTGATAACCCATTTCCAGATGCGGAGCTCAATAATCAGTCTGTTGTATATGTTGGAGTAGATAGTGCTTTAGCCGGGCTAATTTACTTTGAGGATAAAATAAGGGAAGATGCACCTCATGTTGTTGAAACTTTATCAAAACAAGGAATAAACATATATATGCTATCTGGTGACAAGAAGAATGCTGCTGAATATGTAGCATCTATGGTTGGTATCGACAAAACAAAG GTGATTTCTGAAGTTAAACCCGAGGAGAAGAAGATGTTCATCTCTGAGcttcaaaaaaatcaaaaagttgTTGTGATGGTTGGTGATGGTATTAATGATGCTGCTGCATTGGCTTCAGCAGACATAGGTATTGCAATGGGTGAAGGTGTTGGTGCAGCTAGCGATGTATCTTCAATTGTGCTTATGGGCAACAGATTATCACAG CTGATCGATGCTTTGGATTTGAGCAAAGTAACTATGAAGACTGTGAAGCAAAACCTGTGGTGGGCATTTGCATATAATATT GTAGGAATTCCAGTTGCTGCTGGAATTTTATTACCTTCAACTGGTACTATGTTGACGCCATCTATTGCTGGAGCTCTTATGGGTTTGAGTTCGGTAGGGGTGATGACAAACTCACTGTTTTTGAGGTTTAGGGCAGGGAAAGGAAAGAAACATATGCACAAACACCAGCGGCAAAGCAGAGACATCCCTGATTCAGACATCCTTGTACAAATCGACAATGAGGCGCAGAAACCTTACCCTGTCAAATGGAGGAACAGTTGA
- the LOC135678712 gene encoding large ribosomal subunit protein uL29c-like — protein MLALGVSSPPPSCSSHHVLASFTYLRISPSLSSSRASSFRGIRIGAGVPVSSREGAGGGRMVVRMAKREEEMKGIRAKTTEEINEEVIDLKGELLMLRLQKSARNEFKSSEFGRMRKRIARMLTVKREREIEEGINKRLSRKLDRKWKRSIVVRPPPSLRKKQEEQKAAEAEKSS, from the exons atgttGGCGCTCggggtgtcgtcgccgccgccctcCTGCTCATCGCATCACGTCCTCGCTTCCTTCACCTATCTTAGGATTTCACCTTCACTTTCGTCGTCAAGGGCGTCTTCGTTCCGTGGAATCCGGATTGGGGCCGGGGTCCCGGTGTCGTCTCGCGAGGGGGCCGGCGGCGGACGGATGGTGGTGCGGATggcgaagagggaggaggagatgaaGGGGATACGGGCGAAGACGACGGAGGAGATCAACGAGGAGGTGATCGACCTCAAAGGCGAGCTCCTCATGCTCCGGCTCCAGAAATCTGCGCGGAACGAGTTCAAATCCAGCGAGTTCGGACGCATGCGCAAAAGG ATTGCTCGAATGCTGACGGTGAAAAGAGAGAGGGAGATTGAAGAGGGGATAAACAAACGATTGTCAAGGAAGCTTgacaggaaatggaagaggagtaTCGTGGTCAGGCCACCTCCGTCCCTGAGGAAGAAGCAAGAGGAGCAGAAAGCTGCAGAAGCAGAGAAGTCATCATAG